CGAGAGGGCCCGCTCGGCGGCCAGCTGGCCCTTCAGCTCGGTCAGCTGCTCACGATTCGGAAGCTCGCCGTTCCAGAGGAGGTAGCAGACTTCCTCGAAGGTGGTGTTGCGGGCCAGGTCGTCGATGTCGTAGCCCGCGTAGATCAGCTCCCCCTTCTCCCCGTCGATCCAGCTCAGGCGGGTCTGCCCTACCGAGACGCCCTCCAGCCCCTTCGACGACATATCGACTTCCTCGGACGCGCGTGCGAGAGTAGATTGTGCGCCTTCCGCCCCGGACCCCGGGGGCGACAGGAGCGCGGAACATAGCGAGCCGCCCCGGGGCTCGCAAGTCGAATTCCGGCCGTGGGAATCACGCCGCGGCGCACGGTTCTCGCGATGCGGAGGCGCGCCGTCCGTCGCCGGACGCCGGGCCTCTTTTCACGCCGCACTGCCCTCTCGTGGAAGCACCCTCGGACGCGCAGCTGGTCGGCCGGATCCTGGGCGGAGAGCGCGAGCTCTACGCCCAGCTGGTGGGCCGCTACCAGGACGCGCTCTTCCGCCACGCCGCGGCGATGGTGGGCGACTCCGACGCCGCCGCCGACCTGGTGCAGGACTCGTTCGTCAAGGCGTACACCCGCCTGGACACCTGCCAGGACCCGGAGCGCTTCCCCGCCTGGCTCTTCCGCATCCTGCGCAACCGCTGCAAGGACTGGCTGAAGAACCGGCGCCAGCACACGGTGTCGCTGGTGGACGAGGCGCACGCCGCCCCCGTGGGCGACGACCCCGGCCTCCAGCTGGAGCGCACGGAGCTGGGCCGCGTGGTGGAGGCGGCGCTCGCGCGGCTCCCCGAGTCCCAGCGCGAGGCCTTCCTCCTCAAGCACGTGGAGGGGCGCAGCTACGAGGAGATGGCCGAGATGCTCGACACCGGCATCAGCGCGCTCAAGATGCGGGTGATGCGGGCGCGGGAGACGCTGCAGGAGATGCTGAAGGACGTGGTTTGAGGGGAAGTGCGTGAGTGCGTGAGTGCGTGAGTGCGTGAGTGAAGGACGGCACCTCGCACGATCGCACGGTAGGGGCGAGGCATGCCTCGCCCGGCGGGGGGCAAGGCCGCCGGGGCCCTCTCCCCCGCGCGACCCCGGTCGTTCGTTCCTCACGACCAGGGGCCGCGCTCCCCTCTCCCAGACTGCGGGAGAGGGGAAACACCTCGGCGCTGCGCGCGACGACACCGCTGCGATGCACCGGTGCGCCTACGTAGGAGAAAAGGCCCGTCCCCGCGCTGTGTTCTCCCCTCTCCCCTCGTGGGAGAGGGGCCGGGGGAGAGGGGGTCCCGGCGCGACGGGCGGAAGTCGCTACGAGCGCGGCTCGTTGTCCGTGCGCGCCGCCTCGCGGGGGTCGGCGTCCACGCCGGCGGCCTCGTCGGCGGCGCGGGCGTGCTCGGCGCAGAGGCGCGTCTCGGGGATCACCTCCAGGCGCTCCACCCCGATGTCGCGGCCGCACACCTCGCACGCGCCGAAGGTCTCGGGCGACTTGTAGAGCCGCGAGAGCGCCTCGTCGATCTGGTACAGGCGCCGGCCCTCCACGCTGGTGAGGAGGAAGTCCTGCTCCTGGTCCTGCGACTCGGTGCCGACGTCGGCCGGGTGGAAGCGGTACAGGCTCAGCTCGCCCGCGCGGTCGCGCAGGTCGGCGAGCCGCTCGTCGAAGTGCTCGATGGCGTCCAGCGCCTGCTCGCGCTCGCGCAGCAGGCGGTGCTCGATCCGGCTCCGCTCGTGTTCTGCCAGCATCCCGTGCTCCCTGTGCTCGATTCCGTAAGCCGCGGCCTGCCCCGATCAAGCTCCGTGCCGCCCCGCGCCCCACGCCGCCCCCGGACCCCCGCGTGAGCGCCCGGCGCGCCTTCCTCCCCGCCCTCGTCCCGGGCGTCCTCCTGGCCGCGGCGATCGCCGCGGCCGCGTGGCTCCTCCAGCTCGCCGAGGTCCGCCTCTTCCGCCACGCGGTGGTCGAGGCGCTGGTGCT
This window of the Longimicrobium sp. genome carries:
- a CDS encoding TraR/DksA C4-type zinc finger protein, which produces MLAEHERSRIEHRLLREREQALDAIEHFDERLADLRDRAGELSLYRFHPADVGTESQDQEQDFLLTSVEGRRLYQIDEALSRLYKSPETFGACEVCGRDIGVERLEVIPETRLCAEHARAADEAAGVDADPREAARTDNEPRS
- a CDS encoding RNA polymerase sigma factor, whose amino-acid sequence is MEAPSDAQLVGRILGGERELYAQLVGRYQDALFRHAAAMVGDSDAAADLVQDSFVKAYTRLDTCQDPERFPAWLFRILRNRCKDWLKNRRQHTVSLVDEAHAAPVGDDPGLQLERTELGRVVEAALARLPESQREAFLLKHVEGRSYEEMAEMLDTGISALKMRVMRARETLQEMLKDVV